The window GATAAGGTGGGGCCCCCGCCCCCATCGACAAAGTGCGAACCGACTGGGAGGGCCGCCGCGATATAAAGGGGGGGCCGGTGAAGTGTCACGGACACGCCGTGCTTCTGTTCAGTGACTTTGTGCTTTCGTGTCGCGCTGTCTAAAACGTCTCGTCATGGATTTCCTCCGCGCTCTTTGCGTCCTGTGCGCCGCGTTTCTGGTTCCCAGCGGCGCGTTTACGCACGAGGATATGAAGGACGCGCTGCTGCAAAAGCTCGGCCTGGATGAAGTTCCCAAAATCCAAAAGAGGGACCTGGAGAATCTGGTCGTTCCGGCGCACATCAAGAACAAGTACCTCTCCATGCTGAAGACGCACCACAGCCGGAGGAGACGCAGATCTCTGCCCAGCCTGGTGGGCATCCTGAGGGGGGTTCCCGGCAATGCAGGTAACGCACGACGTCagtggatatatatatataaaaatgacatattaaCTAAATTGACCAATGAACTCTAACATAGAGTTAAATGACATATTAGTCATTTAGCTAAATACATTAACTGTGGTTCTTGTGCGTAATTGTGCGCAAATTACTAATTTTTGGTAACAGGGACGGAACTATGAAAATagagacaagaaaaacacaagttaccagaataaagtcgtacGAGAGTAGTCGAAATCATACGAGAATATAGTCGTAGTAGAACTCCTTCATcctcaaaatattatgactttattctcgtaatattattatttctttatattatttatttattatttataataatatttattattattatgactttattctcttaagagtatgacttttttctcttttattctcataatgttaactttttttttttttgtcgttttatAACTTACTTaggtaatatatttttttaattattattcctTATCATGGTCCTACCGcagaaaatgccaaaaaaacaaacaaacaaaaaatttccTCTATCCATTTGGCGCCCCTTCTGGCGCCGGCGCCCCCCCCTGTTGCGTCACTGTACGCCCATCCAAACGCGATTAAACCGACTAAAACGCACACATTTGCTTTCGCTGTTCTAGATATCTCCGGGGAGTACGTGTACTCCGACACCACCCGGCATCGCATGGTGTTCGACATGGAGGCGCGGATCCCGGATAACAGCGAGGTGACCATGGCGGAGCTGAAGCTCTACCAGCGGGCCTCGCACCACAAACGGTACACCGCGGAGAAGAGGAACCACCGGCCCGTCAACAACGCCCGGGTCAGCATCTACTGGGTGGAGGTGCTGCCCAGCGGCTCCAACAGGACCTCTCTTGTGGATTCGCGGTAGGGAGACGCGCCTAAAGCGGCACTAACAAAGAAAAGTTTAGACTCTCCTTCCgaaagcatctttttttttttttttaacttatcgCCCTTATCGTGTTTCACAGGTTGATTCCAATTCACGAGACCGGCTGGAAGAGCTTTGATGTCACCCAGGCCGTGCACTATTGGTCCAAGACGCAGCAGCAGAAGACGCCCATGCACCTCGAGGTGTGGATCGAGGGCGAGAGACCCGGCAGCTACGCCGCGGAGATGGCCAGGAGTGTGCGCTTCACCACCCAGGAGCAGACTGATGACGCCCTGGGGAGGCCCGAGCTCGTGCTCTACACACTCAACCTGGAAGAGTACGGGTGAGCGCGAGAGCTTTCTTGCTATACGCGTCAGTGTGAGCATGAGGCCAGGTGATCCTTTCTTGTTTCCTACCTGTTTAGCGTTTGGCTCTGGTTTGGAGAGAGACTAAACGCTTCATTTAGGAATGATAACACCAGGTTGTCAATAGTTGTAATACTATATTTCTTAGTTTTGacctaaatatgtaaaaagaggaagaaacaaaTAATTGCTGAAATGTGTCCAAACCAAGAGATGTTATCCTGGATGTGATTCACGGCCTTGAGTCCTTTGGAATTGCAATGTGGCCCACTCTACCTAAAAAAATCAGCATCCGCTACTTAAGGTTGTTATTTAAATATCGACGACTTCAATTATTATCAAGTCATATTTAAGTTGTACTGTCAAATAGTAACAGATGTACCAGGCAGGAAAGCTTgcaatggtgtttttttttaaacattcttcTTAGTATTCTTTGACTACTTTGACATTCTTTTTAGCGTTCCTGAACTATGTTAGAGTTCACTGTACTGTTCTTTGACTACGTTAGCgttctttttaatgttgtttgaCTGCATTCTTAGCTTTTTTTGGACTATGTTAGCATTGTTTCTACCATTCTTTGACTACATTAGTCACAGCTTCAACTAAGAATTAGAATCTGCGTTCGTAGCAGAGTAGTAGATAAAAAATTTAAGGCCTTTAACCCTTTAGCCTAACaaccccccctcctccccccaaCCTCCACCTCTGTCTGAAATCTGTTAGCCTCGGTTAGCTAACTTTCCTCActgtttctcctccagctccgGCGGCGACTGTGACGCAAACCAGAATAAGGACGCCTGCTGCAGAGAACAGCACTTCATCAACTTCCGCGCGCTCACCTGGACACAGTACTGGATCATCGAGCCGGCGGGCTACCAGGCCTTCAGGTGCACCGGAGGATGCAAACAGCCCAAACGCAACTACGGCTACGGAGAGCGGCGGTGCGCGGTGTCAGAAAGCTCCCCGCTGCCCATCATGTACCTGGTGAAAAAGGGGGACTACACTGAAATAGAGGTGGCCGAGTTCCCCAACATGATTGTAGAAAGGTGTGCGTGCATGCTGGACAACGTCGCTGTCGTATGAAGGCAGTAGTAGTTACGGACTTTTGGGAAAAATTACAGGGAAATTatagtgggtttttttgttgctaggtgttgctttatttaatgtttttaaccaACTTGTCAAGTACTTTCTATTTAAATGGACGTTCGGAGGGAGAGCTTTATTCCCCAACAAACAGAGGTGGGTGGCGTAGCCAAAAATTATTCCCACGAAAGAGTaacactacttcaacatatttttattcaagtaaaagtcaaacgTAGCCGtgtccaagaaatgactcaagaGTAAAagagtatttggtaaaaatgctACTCCAGCTCTGACTGTTTGAAACATAATCGAATGTTTAAACATTACATCATCAGAAGGACCAGAATGTGAAGCTTTGTGgacattttggtgttttaaggaccaaaaggaaaaattattcatagaaataacatcattgcaaaataacaaaatcagataaataaataaaaaattaaattctgaatcagtttctttcaatatacatttttttttttttttttttttatttatcacagGGACAATGCATATTATTAGCATTTCTGTAAATAAGAAGGCTGAATTTTCACCTGTATTTTCTAAACAGAtggataaacaaacaaacaaaaaaacatgaataaaagttttaaaaaatttttaaaaaaaatgtaattatatgAACACAATAACAAACACAATACCCttaataaaatagattataaaaCTGAAGTGCACATTACTACCCTGTCCTGTTCTATGTTTCAGCGGCAGTACATGAGATCAAATAGAACTTGTTGACAAGCTtgaagttttagtcaaaaatgtgaaattaaaaatagtacaaaattACAATGTTTGTTGTCATATCACTATTGACCTGGccttatacatttttaacaaaaaccgCAGAcgtgtttgtctgtgtttggcgaattttttggttaaaacaaacttgttcttcattcagtgggcaGACCATCCAGGACTTTCGCCcaagtaagagtagcgatacttcgaaataaaaatgactcaagtaagaattaaaacatttatttccacaaaaagtcactcaagtaaatgtaactgtgTACATGTAAGTTATGACTCACCTCTGCCAGCAAACTCCATCTCCCTCCACAAGCACTTCTGTAGATTTTGTAAGAATTGTTTCTTTGAAATATGAATTTGTCTGAGTTGTGTTCACTCTAGTGCAATCATTCAGACTCGGAGTGATGAATCCCTTTtgttaaaaacagctgaacatatatatatatatatatatatatatatatatatatatatatatatatatatatatatatatatatatatatatgtaatatgaatgagtttatgtttgtaaaataaaatatttgttcctCACCATTCTCCTGCTGTCCTGGTTTATCTGTCTGCCTCAATTCACATTCATGATTGAATTCGAATGCATGGCTGCAGCCGCCTGCGTCTTTCACCTTCAGGAAGCAAATGGTCTCCGTAGTGACGCACGTTATCCCGTCTCGGCTTGTAATGCTTTGTTTGCAGTGGGAAGGCAGGAAGGAAAGGCTTTCGCCGGCGCATACAGTGAAACCGAAAGTCAGTTGGCATGACGCTGGGGCTCTTTATGCGGTTTTCATCGACCTTAGACCGGGGCCAAACGTCGCTCATCGCAGCCAACCCCTCCTGTAGTGTTTGCTCTCAGAGCGGGGGGTCTCGTCATTCACTAATCTGCCGCTGACGAGGGTCAACACAGCAAAGACTATCGGCGGCCTCCTGTCTTACTTTTGCAGCATTCTGTTACTTTACAACCACAGCCCGGGTCACTAATTTGTGAGATTTAGCCGATAATTTAGTATATTTAGTTAATTCTTCTTTGGGTCAATAATTTCTGAGTTCTAGCTAATTTAGATAATTCAAGCTATTTGATTTAGTCATATTGGATATATTTATGGAGGTGTCTGTGAACATCAACTTTTAATTCTTTACAAAGATCCtgaattacatgtttttttttgtgtgaacttTGTCTAGGCCATCTCAATACATAACTATGCGTTATGCTGCGATGTTCCCCTGCTGGTCATTGAGCCTCTGCTTCATCCTCtcacaggttttcttccaactcAAATCAGCCTGATGCTGCTGGTACTATGCTTCATCATAGGGATGGTGGATTTAGCTCGTTTTCCTTCACAGCATTGTATGATGTCACTCATATTCCCGCCAAAACTCCAGGAGAAATATTTTAGCcatgagcttttattttgtgtggtTTCAGGAACTGACAGTCTGACAGAACaactactttttttcccccccattatCCGACCGTGACATTTGCTGCGCTCAAGAGGAGCGTAGCAAAGACCACAGGAGACTTTAATCATCACTAGTAAAATGTGTCTACTGTTGTTTCATACTCTTCATTTTCAGATGACGGATTGAACAGACGTACAACTCAGAATGTAGCTTTATTTACATGCCAATGTAAGCTACAATTCTTACATTTTACtggtctgctgtgttccttggtggTCGTCATGCTGgttgttctctaacaaaccttcaAGGTCTTCATAGAACAAGTGCCTTTATACTGAGCTGAAGAATTAGATCATTTTTAAAGGCAGTTTGTGGCTCAGATTTTTAACTTGAGGTGTCACAGTAACAAATACACACCACacctttcagcttttttttttttttttttgttggttgcCAAAACAAAATTCCAATCAATTTCTTTATACCTGCCAAGACCCAATCAGATCCAAATAGAGTGAAAAGAGGCCAATTGGGTAATATAATGTAGAAATTAAGtcatattttctataaatataaattacaaatggcacaaaaatattttcaaaaagtggtttttatttcaatcatgaTGGTCCTCATtcctcattaaatatttttttgatatttttttttgtgttggagtATTCACAAAATTTCTActtcattttctaaatattacAACTTTCTTCTCATAatcaagaaacaaacaaaccagcaaaaaaaaaaaaaaaaaaaaactcatagCCTGACTAACATTTTGTCATAGAGTCGacttgaattcaaagtccaaataaatacaagCTGTGCCTTGGGCATGCTGAACTCACAATGAATTATGAAAACCAATAgcactgatggaaaaaaaaaaatagttttcaaaaaattaaataatcaagacaaaaatgttcataaaaacCGATCTCTTTTGTATGAACATTGGGATTGAACTTGTTAGGATTTATTGGAGAATT is drawn from Xiphophorus hellerii strain 12219 chromosome 15, Xiphophorus_hellerii-4.1, whole genome shotgun sequence and contains these coding sequences:
- the lft1 gene encoding lefty1, producing MDFLRALCVLCAAFLVPSGAFTHEDMKDALLQKLGLDEVPKIQKRDLENLVVPAHIKNKYLSMLKTHHSRRRRRSLPSLVGILRGVPGNADISGEYVYSDTTRHRMVFDMEARIPDNSEVTMAELKLYQRASHHKRYTAEKRNHRPVNNARVSIYWVEVLPSGSNRTSLVDSRLIPIHETGWKSFDVTQAVHYWSKTQQQKTPMHLEVWIEGERPGSYAAEMARSVRFTTQEQTDDALGRPELVLYTLNLEEYGSGGDCDANQNKDACCREQHFINFRALTWTQYWIIEPAGYQAFRCTGGCKQPKRNYGYGERRCAVSESSPLPIMYLVKKGDYTEIEVAEFPNMIVERCACMLDNVAVV